Genomic window (Leptotrichia sp. oral taxon 212):
TAAAATTCCGAGAATAGGAGAAATAGCAAAAGTAACAAGCAGTAAATATACTGAAAGTATGCCAAGCTTAATAAGTTCAGATGTAGTGTGAGTAAGAACATGTTCAAAATCCTGAAGGTCATTAGTTATGATATTTATGACATTTCCTATATTATGCTTGTTAAAATATCCTAAATTAAGATTTCTCAGGTGATCTCCCATACGGAGACGTAAATCCTGAATAATTCTGGCTCCCTGACTCTGTATTCCTGTATAGCCTACACGATTAAAAAGATATCTGATAGTATTTGCCACAATCATTATAACAGTATAAACTATAATTTTATTCAGTGTAAAGGTTTCTGTTATAAGGTCTACTATTGTAAAGTAAAACATCATATAATTCATCATATAAAACAGCGAATCAATCACAAGTAGGAATACAGGCTTTTTTAAACGTTTAAACTCTTTACCTGAAAGTGTTTTTATATCATTTAACATTATTCCGTAACCTCCTTTTCCAGATCATTTTCATTGTAGAGGGACCACAGATGCCAGTAATCGGCTCTGTTTCTGAGAAGCTCTTCATGAGTACCCTGTTCAGTTATCTGTCCTTTTTTCATGAAAACAATATTATCAGCATTTTTTATAGTGTAAAGTCTGTGGGCAATAATAAGTGCAGTTTTTCCTTTAAGCAAAGTTTTGAGGGCTGACTGTATTTTAGCCTCATTTTCAATGTCAGAATATGAAGTAACTTCATCAAGAATGACAATAGGAGTATTTTTTATTATAGCACGGGCAATTGAGATTCTCTGTTTTTCTCCACCGCTTAGTTTTACTCCGCCTTCTCCTATTTTTGTTTCATATCTGTCAGGCAGTGACATGATAAAGTCGTGAATCTGCGCTTTTTTCGCAGCATTTTCCACTTCTTCACGTGTATAGTTTTTTCCCATTATAATATTCTCGTAAATTGTATCGTGGAGCATGAAAGTGTCCTGAAAAACAAAGGATATATTATCCATAAGGCTTTCATATGAAATATCTTTTATATCAGTTCCATCAATAGTTATTTTTCCTTCGTCAATATCCCAGAATCTTCCGGCAAGAAGTCCTATAGTAGTTTTTCCTGATCCTGAAGGGCCTACAAGAGCTGTAGTAGTTCCTGCCCTTATAGTCAGGGTAAAATTATTTATAACCTTTGCCTTGTTGTATGCAAATGTTACATTTTCATATTTCAAACTTTCTGAAAAATGTTCGGGAAAGGAAATATTTCCTGATTTTTGTTCCTTTTCATTAAAAATTTCAATGATTTTTTCCATTCCTTTCAGAAGAAATGAAAGGCTTTCTGAAAGTTCAAATAGTGTCCTCAGTGAGTTCAGGAATATTGTACTCATCAGAAGAAAAAGAATGTATACAGAAATTGTTATTTTACCATTTAAAAGCATTATTCCACCAATTGGAATGATAAAAAGCAGCCCTGTATCCACAAGACAGAGAAATGCTGAATAATAAGGCACTGCAAGTTCTGTAAGTTCAATCCAGTAATCTGCATACTCCTGAGTATTATCTCTGTAATCCTTAAATGATTTTGCAGTGAGATTAAAGGCTTTCATTACGTTCATGGCATTTATATATTCCATAATAGTGGAATTTAACTTTGCAACAAGTTTATAAAAATGGTCAACTTTTCCCATATAGTTTTTAAACATACCACTTTGAGCTAATATTCCTAAAATAATAGGTATAAATAATACTAAAGAAAGCTGCCAGTTAAAATAAAACATAATACCAAGGAAAATGAGGGGAGTAGCAAAAGCTGAAGATAAATCCGGAATCTGATGTGCAATGAAATTTTCCAGTTTTTCCACATCTTCGTTAATTATTTTTTTCAGTTTTCCAGTCATATTTTTCTTAAAAAATCCCATATTCAGTTTTGACATGTGTTCAATAAGATCAATTCTTATTTTATAGAGAATATTGAATGCTGAAATATGGGAAAATATTCCTGAGAGAATACGGGCGACAACACCTAGAATAATAAATAAAATAGCTATAAAGACTAGAGATTTTATTTTATTGTAGCTAATTTCCCTGTTAAAGATTTCTAAAATAATACTGTATACCAGAAGATATGGAATAGCTGATAAAGTAGTGCTGATTATACTGAACATAGCAGAAACAATAAGTTTTATTTTATGCTGTCCTGAAAGTTTCAGCAGAAATTTTAAGTTGTTCATATGAAGTCACTTCCTTAATGTAATCTATTAAAATATACTTTTATTAATAGATAGATAAAATAAATTTAGTCTATCAAAATAAATTTCAATTTAATTATACCCTGTATTTATTTTAGATGCCAACCCGCAATAAAAAAAGCCCAAACTAAAATATAAATCAGGCTTAATTATAAAATATAAACTAAAAATACAATAATATCTACTTAATTTTTCTTTCTTCAAGCACTTTTTTTCGGTATTTGCTTGGCAGGATTCCAAAATGATTTCTGAAATTTTTAGCAAATTTACTTGGATTCTCATATCCGACTTCAATTGAAATCTCAAGAATACTTAAATCGGTAGTTTCAAGAAGAAATTTTGCTCGTTCCATACGCAGATTACGTATATAATGGCTTATTTTCATTCCTTCGCTTTTTTCAAAAGAGGTTTGTAAATAATAATTATTTAATCTTGTAATTTCACAAAGTTTTTTTATTGAAGGAAGTTCTGAAACAGGAGTATTTTTCAAAATAGACTTTATATTTTCTGAAATTAGAGAATGTGTCTTTTTTTCTCCGGATTCAGAATGTTTTTTCAGAATAAGAAAAAACAGACGGGTAACTTTCAGCTTAAAATCAATAAAACTGTCAATGTCATACGGATAAAAGTTTTTAAGCTGAAGAGCGAGAGCATCAATTTCATTATTTGATTTTATGTGAAGTAGTTCTCCATTCTTAAAAATATTCAGTATTTTTTCACTCCATTCTGAAAATATAGGATTTCCGACTGAAAGATTTAAATTTGATTTCAGTTTATCCATATAAAAATTCATGGAAATGGTATGCATATTCTCATATTCAAATTTAAATAATTTATTATTATTTTTAAAGGAATAAATCAGAATTTCCCCTTTTCTAAGAAAATGCGAACTATTATTTGGAAATGAGGAAATTTTTGCTTTTCCATCAAAACAGTAAGCCACTTCGATAATGTTTTCCATAGGAGTAAAATTACTGAATTCATAGTCTATCTTTCCTGAAACCTTTGCTATTGCAATTTCGTATTCACTATCAAGAAAAAATCTTTTTATAGTTCCTGAAGAATTTTTATTTGAAGTAAAATCCTTAAAATGATATTCCTTTCCAAATGGAATATCTTTAGATTCAATATGCACGCTATTTTCAAGTTGTTCAAAAAATATGTCTGTAGTTCCTGAATTATTTATTTTCTTTTTCATATATTATTCCTTTATAGTTGTTATATAAATAATATACAGGAAATTTTTTCAAAAGGCAATATGCATTTTAAGGTAAAATATAAAGAAATGCTTGAAAAAACTGTAAAATATGTTAAAATGTATAAAAGTATAATGAAAGTATTTTAAGTTTTTATTTCATTGAAAGGGCTATAGAATATGGAATTGAAGATACCAAAGCATGTTGCGATAATAATGGACGGAAATGGACGATGGGCAAAGGAAAAAGGAAAAATAAGACTTGAAGGACACAGAGCAGGAGCTGCAAATATTGAAAAAATATTGGAAGAGTCAATAAAATTAGGAGTAAAATATTTAACAGTCTATGCTTTTTCAACTGAAAACTGGAAAAGACCGGAAAAGGAAGTAAAAGGACTTATGGAACTGTTTTCAGCTTTCCTCAGCAGCAAGAAAAAAACAATGAAAAAGCAGGGAATTAAACTATTGGTGACAGGTTCTAAGGAAGGAGTATCAAATTCTTTACTGAAAAAAATAGAAGAAACGGAAAAATACTTGGAAAATGAAGAGACAATAGTATTTAATATAGCCTTTAACTATGGTGGGAGAAAAGAAATAACAGATGCAATTAATAAAATATTGTCAGATGAAAAAAGAGAAACAGGAAAAACTGTTACTGAAGAAGAAGTGGCAAGATATATGTATAGACCTGATATACCTGATCCTGAACTTGTTATAAGAACAAGCGGAGAATTCAGAATAAGTAATTTTCTTTTATGGGAAATTGCATATTCAGAATTTTATGTAACAGATGTTTACTGGCCTGACTTTGATGAAGAAGAATATAATAAAGCAATTTTATCTTTTAATAGGAGAGATAGAAGATATGGAGGACTAAATGCTGAGTAGACTTTTTATTATTTTGTTATTTGTACCTTTTCTTCTCTGGATATTTTTAAAAGGAGATATACTATTGCTTATTTTTACAATGGTAATAATAGGGATGTCTCTTTATGAATTTTATAAAATGCTTAAAGATAAAGGATATGAGGTTGCAAATAGGATAGGAATGGGTCTGGGACTTTTTCTGCCTGTAGCAATATATTTTCAGGAAAACTCAAGAAATATATTTTCCATATTCAGACTGGAATTTTTTAAACAGATTAATTATGATATGGGAGGATTTATAGTATTTGCGCTTATGCTGCTTTCACTGAGACAGGTTCTGAAAGAAAAGATAAAAGGTGCAATGGCTGAAATATCCTACACGTTGTTTGGAATAATATATGTAGCATACTTATTTTCATATATACTGCTCATAAGATATGAATTTCCAAATGGAAATGTTCTAGTGGCAATGACATTTATACTTATATGGGCCTGCGATATTTCTGCATATTTAGTGGGAAAAGCAATAGGAGGAAAATTTTTTAAAAGAAGACTTTCTCCAAAAATCAGCCCTAATAAATCAATAGAAGGCGCAATCGCTGGGATATTAGGAGTATTTTTAGTAATATTATTCTTTGATCAGATATACTTACTTATTGCAAATTTTGTATGTGGAATTTCTTTTATATCAAAAAATTGCAGTCTGACTTATCTGAAGGTTGGGATTAAAGGAGTTCATGCGTTTATTTTAGCACTAGGTCTAGGAGTATTTGCTGAGCTTGGAGATCTTGTGGAATCAAAAATAAAAAGAGAACTTGGAATAAAAGATTCAGGAAATCTTCTTCTTGGACATGGAGGTTTTTTAGACAGATTTGACAGTGCTTTATTTGTTTTGCCAGTAGTTTACTATTTTATGAAGTATGTTATACATATGTAAAATATCTAATAAAATTTACAAAGATTTTAGAAAAATAATTTATAAAAAATAATAGAAATATGGAATGAAAAGAAATTAGGAGGATTTAATAAAAATGAGTTTTAAAAATGAACAGGAAATAAAAAATGAAGTTGAAAGACAGTATAATATATTAAAAAGAGGCTGCGAAGAAATAATAAATGAACATGAATTTAAGAAAAAACTTGAAAAATCAATTTCTACAGACACACCTTTAAGAGTAAAATTAGGGATTGATCCTACAGGTTCAGAACTGCATTTAGGGCATGCCGTTCCTTTGAGAAAATTGAAACAATTTCAGGATTTAGGGCATGAAGTATTATTTCTAATCGGGACTTTTACAGGAAGAATAGGTGATCCGACAGGAAAATCTGAAACTAGGAAAATGTTGTCAGAAGAGCAGGTAAAGGAAAATATAAAAACATATCTGGATCAGGTGAAATTAATATTGGATCTGGATAAGATAAAGGTTGTATATAATGCTGACTGGTTGGAAAAACTGTCGTTATCAGATGCATTGAATCTGCTGTCACAGTTCACTGTGTCGCAAATGATTTCGAGAGAAGATTTTTCAAAGAGATTGTCAGAAAATAAACCGGTTTCACTGATAGAATTTATGTATCCAATTTTACAGGGATATGATTCGGTGGAGCTGAAGGCGGATATTGAATTAGGGGCAACAGAACAGAAGTTCAATCTTTTAAGAGGAAGGGATTTACAGAAAAACTTTGGACAGGAACAGCAGGTGTGCATGATAATGCCAATTCTTGTTGGACTTGATGGAGTGGAAAAAATGTCTAAATCTTTAGGAAACTATATTGGAGTAAAAGACACTCCGAATGATATGTTTGGTAAAGTTATGTCAATTTCAGATGAACTGATGGAAAATTATTATACCATGATAACAGACGTTCCTTCTGAAAAAATTACAGAAATTAAAGCTCAAATCGCAGATGGAAGTTTACATCCAATGGAAGCTAAAAAACAGCTGGGAGCAGAAGTTGTAAAAATTTACTATGGAGAAGATGCTGCTAAAGAAGCGAGAGACTGGTTTGAAAATGTATTCAGTAAAAAGAACCTTGATGTGGATCTGCCTGAGGTGGAAGTTGAATACAAAGAAACAGGAATAATAGATCTTCTTGTAAAGAAAACGAAACTTATGAGCTCTACAAGTGAAGCGAGACGTCTTATTGAGCAGGGCGGATTTAAGATAAATGATGAAGCTGTAAAAGACGTAAAGGCGACTGTTGTTCCTGAAAGCGGAATGATTATAAGGGCAGGAAAAAAGAAAATAGTTAAGGTAAAATAGAAGTGAAAATTTGATGGAGGAATGAAAATACCTATCATGGAAAATAAATTATCCGATAAAAATATAAATAATAGGAACAGAAAAGGGAGGGGAGTTTCCCATAGCAAGATAATTCTCATGGGAGAACATTCTGTAGTGTATGGATATCCTGCAATAGCCATTCCGTTAAAAAATATACAGATGGAATGTATTGTGGAAAGATCAAGGGTTCCATTTTTTCATAATGAAAAAGATACTCTCTCTACAGCTGTTCACACAGCATTAAAATATTTGAACAGAAAAAATGAGAATATAAAGTACAAGGTAATATCGGATATTCCTCCAAAAAGAGGGATGGGCTCTTCTGCAGCAGTAAGTATTGCTGCCATAAGGGGAGTACTTGATTATTTTAACAGAAAAGTTGATAATATGACATTGGAGAAACTTGTGAATGAAGCTGAAATAATAGCTCATAATACTCCAAGTGGACTTGATGCAAAAACATGCCTCAGTGACAGTGCCATAAAGTTCATAAAAAATAAGGGATTTAAAAACCTTGATATGAATCTGGGAGTATATTTGCTGATTGCAGATACTGGAATACACGGACATACAAGGGATGCAATAATGAATATAAAAAAAATGAGAAATAAAGCTTTACCTATGTTGAAAAAGCTTGGAAAACTGACAGAAGAAACAGAAAAGTTCATTGAAAAAAAAGATGTCGTTAATATAGGAAAAAATATGATTTTTGCACATGAGGAATTGAAAAAGTTAGGGGTAAGCATTGAAAAATCTGATATTCTTGTAAAAACAGCCATTGATGAAGGAGCATATGGTGCAAAAATGTCCGGTGGAGGACTTGGAGGCTGTATAATAGCCCTTATGGAAAGCAGGGAGAAAGCTGAAATGACCGCGAAAAAACTGATGGAAAAGGGAGCTGTAAATATATGGATAGAAGCACTGTAAAATCTTATGCCAATATAGCAATTATAAAATACTGGGGGAAAAAGGATCCTGTAAAAATGATACCTGCTACAAGCAGTATTTCCCTAACGCTGGAAAATATGTTTACTGAAACGGAAATAAGTTTTGTCAGCCGGGAAGAAGCTCTTGAAATAACAGGTCAGAAAAGTGATATCCTTTATATAAACGGAGAACTGCAGGATAAGGAACAGATAGAGAAAATAACTAAAGTTGTAAATCTTTTCAGAGATGACAGAAATCAGCTTGTAAAAATAAATACAAGAAATAACATGCCTACAGAAGCAGGTCTTTCTTCAAGCTCAAGCGGACTTTCAGCAGCAATAAAGGCATGTAACAGGCTGTTTGAGAAAAATTTAAGCAGGGAAGAACTTGCGCAGATATCAAAGTTTGCTTCAGGATCTTCCGCAAGAAGCTTTTTCGGTCCGGTTGGCATGTGGGATAAGGATACAGGAGAAATCTCAGAAATTAAAACAGATTTGAAATTTGCAATGATTGTGCTTGTACTGAATGAAGAAAAGAAGATAATTTCAAGCAGAAAAGGAATGGCAATCTGCATGGAAACTTCAACTTCATTTAATGAATGGATAAGACAGTCAGAAATAGATTTTGAAAACATGAAAAGGTACCTGAGGGAAGGGGATTTTTCAAAAGTAGGAGAGCTTACAGAAGCAAATGCACTTAGAATGCATGAAACTACTAAAAATGCAAATCCTTCCTTTACATATTTGACAGAAAAATCCTTTGAAGCAATAGAATATGTAAAAGAATTACGTAAACAGGGAGAAAAATGTTACTTTACAATGGATGCCGGGCCTAACGTAAAAGTACTTTGTCTGGAAGAGGATTTTGACAGATTAAAGGATATACTTAGAAAAAAATATAAAATAATAGCGTCAAAATGCAAAGTAATCAGTGATAATGATGATTAAAGAAAAAGAAAATGGAGAAGCAGAAATAGAGAGAAATATTGTAAATACAGTAAAAACAGGTGGCAAACTTTATATCGCGGGAGAATATTCTGTTCTGACTCCAAATCAGAGTGCAATTATAAAAAATATAGATATTTTTATGAAGGCTGAAATAAAATTTTCAGAAAAATACAGTATTTACTCGGATATGTATGATTATTCAGTTACATTGGAAGAAGATGATAAAAATTATTCCCTGATTACAGAAACTGTAAATATTGTAAATAAATATTTACAATTAAAAGGAATATATATAAAGCCTTTTAATATGAAAATTACTGGAAAAATGGAGAAAAATGGTAAAAAATATGGGATTGGATCTAGTGGGAGTGTAACAGTGCTTACTGTAAAGGCAATGTCAAAACTGTACAGTTATGATATTTCTGAGGAAGAGCTCTTCAAACTTTCTTCCTATGTACTTCTAAAAAGAGGAGATAATGGCTCGATGGGAGATATAGCCTGCATTTCCTACGAAAATCCTGTAATGTATACTTCATTTGACAGAAATTTAATAAAAGAAAAAATGAAAAAAAGTTCCCTTGCAGAAATAATGAACTTGCCATGGGGATATAAAATAGAAAAGATATATTGCCCTGAGAAATATGAATTTTTGGTGGGATGGACTGGAGTACCTGCTATTTCAGGACAAATGATAAATGAAGTCAAAAATTCAATAAATAGGGATTTTCTGGAACAATCTGAGAAAATTGTACAGAATCTGAAAAATGGAATAGAAAAGGGAAATAAAAAAATAATTTCAGAAAATATTATAGAAAATGGTAAACAGCTAAGAAAACTGAATAGAAAAATTTATAGCCGGAAACTTCTGAAACTGATAGAATGTGCAGAAGGACTGGATATATGTGCTAAAAGCAGTGGAGCAGGCGGAGGAGATTGTGGAATTGCCATATCTTTCAGTAAAAATAATACGGAAGAACTGCTAAAAAGATGGAAAAACGAAGATATAGAACTGCTTTATAAATCAGAGTTCTAAAAAAGGCTTACTGAGAGGAGTTTTCGAATGAACAGGAAGGATGAGCATATAAAATATGCGTTAAAATATGAAAGCACAGGTAATAGTTTCGATGATATGGAACTGATACAGTGCTCAATACCTAAATATAATCTGGAAGAAATAGATATGTCTGTCAATTTTGCAGAAAATACATTCGAATATCCTTTTTTTATAAATGCAATGACAGGTGGAAGCAAAAAGGGAAAAGAAATAAACAGGAAACTTGCAAAAGTTGCAAAGGAATGTAATATCCTTTTTGTTACGGGCTCATACAGTGCCGCCTTGAAAAATCCTGATGACGACTCATTTGAAGTGGTAAGGAAAGAAAATAAGGGACTTCTTCTTGGAACAAATATTGGAGCGGATAAAAACTATACGGCAGGAATGAAGGCTGTGGAAGATTTGAAACCGTTATTTTTACAGATACATGTTAATCTTATGCAGGAACTTATAATGCCTGAAGGAAGTAGAAACTTCAATGAATGGGAGAAAAATATAGTAGATTTTGTAAAAAATATAAAAGTTCCACTGATTTTAAAGGAAGTAGGCTTTGGAATGAGTCCTGAAACAGTAAAAAAAGGTATGGAACTTGGGCTAAAAACATTTGATATAAGCGGAAGAGGTGGAACAAGCTTTGCCTATATTGAAAATATGAGGGGGGAAAATAGATTTTCCTACCTTAATGAATGGGGACAGAGTACAGTATCGTGTCTTCTTGGATTAAAAGATTATATCAATAAGGCTGAAATAATAGCAAGTGGAGGGGTAAGGCATCCTCTTGACATCATAAAGGCTCTTGTGCTGGGAGCAAAGGCAGTAGGGCTTTCAGGAACAATGCTTCGTCTTGCAGAAAATAATTCCACTGAAGAAATAATAGAAATAGTAAACAGCTGGAAGGAAGAATGCAGAATGATAATGTGCGCCTTAAATGCTAAAAATGTAAAGGAACTTCAGAATGTAAAGTATGTTCTGTATGGTAAGACAAAGGAGTTTTATTTAAAATAAATAAGTAAAAATAAAATTATGAAGAACTTTAAAATTATGATAAGTATTTTTATGTTGGCAGTGTCCTTTGCAAGTATGTCTGCTGCAAAAAAATCCACTGTTAGAAAAGCCTCTGGTAAGAAAACAACTGTAAAGAAAGTTGTAAAAAAGGAAGAAGAAAAGTCACCGATGATTGGAATGTCAAATCCAGCATCAGTTTATTGTGTGGAGCAAGGTGGAGAGTCAATTCTTGTAAGAAGTAAAAAGGGAGATTTTGGAATTTGTAAGCTGAAAGATGGAACAGCAGTGGAAGAATGGGAATATTACAGAGAAAATAACAAATAAGGAATAGAAAAATAATATAAAAAATAGAGTGTAGAAATACGAATCAGTTGCTATGTATTTTATAACTCTATTTTTTATTATAATGAAAATAGTTTATTATTTAACCTAAATTCCCAAAAAATTATACATATGAAACATACTAACTTAGTAAAATTAAATCTTTCAGAGATTTCTGCAAAAAATAAAATATGTATAATTAAACATAACATCAATTTTTAGATGGCTTGTAAATTAAGACTTTGAGGTATCCTATGTATAAAAATCTGGGAATTTAGGATTAAATTACCCTAATTGAAAAATCCGACTAATTTATTTTATAAATTTATGAATCTATCTGCAACTTTCTTATTAAATAATTCATCATGTTCAACAAACAATAATGTCGGTCTGTAATTTAATATCAATTCTTCTATTTGTATTCTACTCATAATATCTATAAAGTTCAAAGGTTCATCCCAAATATATAAATGTGCCTTTTCACAGAGACTTGCTGTTATTAAAATTTTCTTTTTCTGACCTTCACTGTAATCTGAGATATCCTTTTCAAACTGTAAGCTGTTAAAACCCATTTTACTCAGTATTGATAGAAATAATGTTTTATCTATCTGTTTTTCTTCAATGTATTCAAACAAATTCCCTTTTAAATCGGAAGTATCCTGAGAAACATAAGAAATTTTTAAATTTTTTGCACAATAAATATTTCCTGTGTATTTAACATTTTTTCCTATTATCAATTTCAAAATTGTTGATTTTCCGGATCCGTTTTTTCCTGTCAGAGAAATAATTTCTCCCTGATTAATTTTAAAATTTATATCTCTACAGATTAATCTGTTATTGTAAAATAATGAGACGTTTTTAAATTCAATTAATCTTTTGCTGTGAAATATTAAGGGACTTAACTTCAATTTTTCATCTATGTCAATATTGTGAAGTAATTGGGATTTTTCTTCTATTAATCTATCACTTCTTTTTTCTATTGATTTTGCTCTTTTCATCATTTTGGCAGCCATATGTCCGATATATCCTTTATCTCCCATTCCGAGATTTTTTGTTTTTTCTACCTTATCGGACCAGACAGCAACTCTTTTTGAGGATTTTACAAGACGTTTTATCTCCTTTTTCAGTTTCCTATTCTGATATATTTCCAGTTCATCCTGTTGCCGTTTATTTTTTTCCCATGTTGAAAAATTCCCTTTTTGAATTTCAATATTTGTTTTATTAATTGAAAGTATATGATCAATACAGCTGTCTAAAAGATTTCTGTCATGTGAAACGAGAATAAAGCTTTTCTTTCCCTTCAAGTATCTGCTCACAATTTTTCTTGCATTTATATCAAGATGATTTGTAGGTTCATCTATTAGTAAAAAATTATTCTCTTTTAAAAATAAAGCTGCCAATAGTACTTTTGTCTTTTCTCCGCTTGATAAAAGACAAAACTGATGATTAATTATGTCTTCCTCTATTTCTAAAAGTGAAAATTCTTTCAAAAATTTCCATTCTTCACAATCAGGGCAAATTTCCCTTAAAATTTCCATAGTGCTAAGTTTTTCATTTTTTACTTCATAAGGAAAATATTCAAATGTAACATTTGATGAAACAGTCCCTCTATAATTATATTTCCCCATTAAAATATTCAGAAAAGTTGTTTTTCCTTTTCCGTTTCTTCCTATAAATCCTAATTTCCAATCCGTATCTATTTGAAAGCTGACATTTTCAAAAATCATTTCATAATTATTATCATAGGAAAAAGATAAATTTGATATATTAATTAATGACATAACAACCTCCTTATATAGTAAAAATCTAAAAATTTATCATTATATAAATTTTGAAAATATATTAAACTATACTTATATCATTTATTTTTAATTTTCATATTTACCATAACTATAAACTATTTCGTATACTATTCTTTAAAATAATCCTCTATTTTATAAAGCTCATCAAAACTTCCTTTTACTTCTATTTTTCCTTCCTTAAGAATTATAATTTTAGAGGCATATGGAAGTATTTCACGACTGTGTGTGCTCATTAATATAGTTTTATTTTTCATTTTTTTTAATTCTTCCATTATTTTTCTCTCATTTTTCTTATCCAATGAGGACGTTATTTCATCAAAAAGAAATACACATGTATCTTTAGCCAATGCTCTTGCAATACATATTCTTTGTATCTGTCCTCCTGATAAAGCCGTTCCTTCTTCTCCGATTACTGTTTTTATCCCGTTACATAACTCTTCAACTTCTTTATGCATATTTACTTTTTTTAGAATTCTGCCTATTTCATCATTTGAAATATCACTTTTTCCGATTCTTATATTATCCTCTATACTGAAATCAAACAAAACTTCATTTTGAGATACGTAAGATACATTATCTCTAATAAAACTTTCGGAAACATCTTTAACTACTTCCTTTCCCAAAAGAAAATATTTTCCGTCATAATTTTCCATAAATCCGGAAAGAATTTTGAGTAATGTACTCTTTCCACTTCCACTTTTTCCTATTATGGCTACAGTTTCTCCTTCCAAAACGGAAAATGAAATATCGTCAAGCACCTTATTTTTCCCATAAAAAGCCGTTAAATTTTTAATTTCCAATGCTATTTTACTATTTGTTATTTCCACATTCTCTTTGCTCTGATCTTTTTTCACTTTCAAACTTTCTGTATTTAATAAATCACTTATTTTATTTACTTCATTTTTTGATGACTTTATTTTGCAATATGACTCGCTAAACTCTGTCATAAATATAATCATGTTTTGAGTGAACTGTATTAAAAATGCAGTTTTTCCGATTTCCGAAGAACCTGTCGAAACTAATATTAATCCTATATAAATAGGAATTATCTCACACAAGTAGCACAATAAATTATTAAAAATTTCATGTTCCATAAAAGTTTTTTCATATTTCAACTGATTTTTTACTATTCCATCGTTAAATTCCAGAACATTTCGAATATA
Coding sequences:
- a CDS encoding ABC transporter ATP-binding protein produces the protein MNNLKFLLKLSGQHKIKLIVSAMFSIISTTLSAIPYLLVYSIILEIFNREISYNKIKSLVFIAILFIILGVVARILSGIFSHISAFNILYKIRIDLIEHMSKLNMGFFKKNMTGKLKKIINEDVEKLENFIAHQIPDLSSAFATPLIFLGIMFYFNWQLSLVLFIPIILGILAQSGMFKNYMGKVDHFYKLVAKLNSTIMEYINAMNVMKAFNLTAKSFKDYRDNTQEYADYWIELTELAVPYYSAFLCLVDTGLLFIIPIGGIMLLNGKITISVYILFLLMSTIFLNSLRTLFELSESLSFLLKGMEKIIEIFNEKEQKSGNISFPEHFSESLKYENVTFAYNKAKVINNFTLTIRAGTTTALVGPSGSGKTTIGLLAGRFWDIDEGKITIDGTDIKDISYESLMDNISFVFQDTFMLHDTIYENIIMGKNYTREEVENAAKKAQIHDFIMSLPDRYETKIGEGGVKLSGGEKQRISIARAIIKNTPIVILDEVTSYSDIENEAKIQSALKTLLKGKTALIIAHRLYTIKNADNIVFMKKGQITEQGTHEELLRNRADYWHLWSLYNENDLEKEVTE
- a CDS encoding helix-turn-helix transcriptional regulator, whose product is MKKKINNSGTTDIFFEQLENSVHIESKDIPFGKEYHFKDFTSNKNSSGTIKRFFLDSEYEIAIAKVSGKIDYEFSNFTPMENIIEVAYCFDGKAKISSFPNNSSHFLRKGEILIYSFKNNNKLFKFEYENMHTISMNFYMDKLKSNLNLSVGNPIFSEWSEKILNIFKNGELLHIKSNNEIDALALQLKNFYPYDIDSFIDFKLKVTRLFFLILKKHSESGEKKTHSLISENIKSILKNTPVSELPSIKKLCEITRLNNYYLQTSFEKSEGMKISHYIRNLRMERAKFLLETTDLSILEISIEVGYENPSKFAKNFRNHFGILPSKYRKKVLEERKIK
- the uppS gene encoding polyprenyl diphosphate synthase is translated as MELKIPKHVAIIMDGNGRWAKEKGKIRLEGHRAGAANIEKILEESIKLGVKYLTVYAFSTENWKRPEKEVKGLMELFSAFLSSKKKTMKKQGIKLLVTGSKEGVSNSLLKKIEETEKYLENEETIVFNIAFNYGGRKEITDAINKILSDEKRETGKTVTEEEVARYMYRPDIPDPELVIRTSGEFRISNFLLWEIAYSEFYVTDVYWPDFDEEEYNKAILSFNRRDRRYGGLNAE
- a CDS encoding phosphatidate cytidylyltransferase; translation: MLSRLFIILLFVPFLLWIFLKGDILLLIFTMVIIGMSLYEFYKMLKDKGYEVANRIGMGLGLFLPVAIYFQENSRNIFSIFRLEFFKQINYDMGGFIVFALMLLSLRQVLKEKIKGAMAEISYTLFGIIYVAYLFSYILLIRYEFPNGNVLVAMTFILIWACDISAYLVGKAIGGKFFKRRLSPKISPNKSIEGAIAGILGVFLVILFFDQIYLLIANFVCGISFISKNCSLTYLKVGIKGVHAFILALGLGVFAELGDLVESKIKRELGIKDSGNLLLGHGGFLDRFDSALFVLPVVYYFMKYVIHM
- the tyrS gene encoding tyrosine--tRNA ligase gives rise to the protein MSFKNEQEIKNEVERQYNILKRGCEEIINEHEFKKKLEKSISTDTPLRVKLGIDPTGSELHLGHAVPLRKLKQFQDLGHEVLFLIGTFTGRIGDPTGKSETRKMLSEEQVKENIKTYLDQVKLILDLDKIKVVYNADWLEKLSLSDALNLLSQFTVSQMISREDFSKRLSENKPVSLIEFMYPILQGYDSVELKADIELGATEQKFNLLRGRDLQKNFGQEQQVCMIMPILVGLDGVEKMSKSLGNYIGVKDTPNDMFGKVMSISDELMENYYTMITDVPSEKITEIKAQIADGSLHPMEAKKQLGAEVVKIYYGEDAAKEARDWFENVFSKKNLDVDLPEVEVEYKETGIIDLLVKKTKLMSSTSEARRLIEQGGFKINDEAVKDVKATVVPESGMIIRAGKKKIVKVK